Proteins found in one Zea mays cultivar B73 chromosome 1, Zm-B73-REFERENCE-NAM-5.0, whole genome shotgun sequence genomic segment:
- the LOC100192502 gene encoding Dormancy-associated protein homolog 3, protein MGLLDQLWDETVAGPRPDSGLGKLRKYSSFSPSSSSSSSILAPAPAPAPAVTRSITIARPPSLSVESYSSSSVPSSPASTPDSPLAAATPPKADVWRRFRRKTKVSDGPEPAVGPRSPTVYDWVVISSLDR, encoded by the exons ATGGGCCTCCTCGATCAGCTCTGGGACGAGACGGTGGCCGGCCCGCGACCGGACTCCGGCCTCGGCAAGCTCCGCAAGTACTCCTCcttctccccctcctcctcctcgtcgtcgtcCATCCTGGCTcccgcgccggcgccggcgccggcggtgACGCGCAGCATCACCATCGCCCGCCCGCCGTCGCTCTCCGTCGAGTCCTACAGCTCCTCctccgtcccgtcctccccggcCAGCACGCCCGACTCGCCGCTCGCCGCAG CTACCCCGCCCAAGGCGGACGTCTGGAGGAGGTTCCGCCGGAAAACCAAGGTCTCCGACGGGCCGGAGCCGGCCGTCGGGCCCAGGAGCCCCACCGTCTACGACTG GGTGGTGATCAGCTCGTTGGACCGCTGA